From a single Bacteroidia bacterium genomic region:
- the rfaD gene encoding ADP-glyceromanno-heptose 6-epimerase — MILITGAAGFIGSCMVARFNESGASNLILSDDFSRKDKQANFETKSYQTRVERTELFPWLKKNGQKISLVIHLGARTDTAEMQQPIFDILNINFSKDIWRFCCEQEVPLIYASSAATYGDGSAGFSDEPGKTGLLQPLNPYGWSKHTFDQWVYQQEKTPPFWTGLKFFNVYGPNEYHKGRMASVIFHAFHQIKTTGELHLFRSHRPDFGDGEQMRDFIYVKDVVNIIHHLTIYGKKPGIYNLGTGRARCFNDLGRQVFTSMGLEEKIRYIDTPIDIRNSYQYFTEADMQRFEANICPWDFTSLEEGTDQYIRHYLLLNRYY, encoded by the coding sequence ATGATACTAATTACCGGCGCAGCAGGCTTTATCGGAAGCTGTATGGTTGCCAGGTTTAACGAATCCGGAGCCAGTAACCTGATTCTTTCGGATGACTTCAGCCGAAAAGACAAACAAGCCAACTTCGAAACAAAGTCTTATCAGACACGGGTCGAAAGAACAGAACTATTTCCCTGGCTGAAAAAAAACGGGCAAAAAATATCGTTGGTCATACATTTGGGTGCCCGAACAGATACCGCCGAAATGCAACAGCCAATCTTTGATATCCTAAACATCAATTTTTCCAAAGATATCTGGAGGTTTTGTTGTGAACAGGAAGTTCCCCTGATCTACGCTTCCAGCGCAGCTACTTATGGTGATGGATCAGCAGGATTTTCCGACGAGCCGGGAAAAACAGGTCTTCTGCAACCACTCAATCCCTATGGGTGGAGCAAACACACATTTGACCAATGGGTTTACCAGCAGGAAAAAACACCGCCCTTTTGGACCGGTTTAAAGTTTTTTAATGTCTATGGTCCAAACGAATACCACAAAGGAAGGATGGCAAGTGTGATTTTCCACGCTTTTCATCAGATAAAAACCACCGGAGAGCTACATTTATTTCGTTCACACCGCCCGGATTTTGGAGATGGAGAACAAATGCGGGATTTTATTTACGTGAAAGACGTGGTAAATATCATCCATCATTTGACTATTTACGGCAAAAAACCCGGCATATATAATCTCGGAACGGGTCGGGCGCGTTGTTTTAATGACTTAGGCAGGCAAGTTTTTACAAGCATGGGACTGGAAGAAAAAATTCGCTATATTGATACCCCTATTGACATCAGAAACAGCTATCAATACTTCACAGAGGCTGATATGCAGCGATTTGAGGCAAATATTTGCCCGTGGGATTTTACCAGCCTGGAAGAAGGAACTGATCAGTATATACGCCATTACTTGTTGTTGAACAGATATTATTGA
- a CDS encoding ATP-binding protein translates to MELTDEEILIRVEEKLNADFRTCISAYSKDISGDMVSPPENCHACEMIYDIKTGRLRSWTNQPYLATQKSINLLKSLPDSVIVRMENRAYYQIRTQLGDSTAIVLIPLNISYQVQNDFLIPYIFLGRWEKTLSGDKKREYLNAMQVAIGETTFPGSQNIRLTDDVGNTILSYGNVPVIPFRAPVRYMVIVFLILGGLFLGIFLRVYSLDRWHYRYFINGSLFVGVILVRLILYWIDLPGNYIDIGLFSPDVLAFHALAPSLGEMTINILTLAVLVWIAYMHIFRIENLLFRKIISKNIYAWPAMFATILISSLLMMFYVQIFREITMNSQVDIEFSNFFKADMYSFLILLDVGILFLSISLLIFTLLKLNVLFARRFGATPLFIGFHVLSALLINLALHGTAPILSVIFTMAILGLGVTVYRVPFRPILHQDLVNYLILTTIFSIVVTYNMVIGVNFNNEQKADRIADGVLGSQVANTVFTFIKATGNITGRIEEIARKKKELNNTDEFKNWVKETFLSPNFKEFEVRLYLYDEQNKRLDKDKNLIAPSFGPDADIPIELRGELISENLYQLPNAENKYLDLYVGWFDLDLDTTGVIRFLMELAPDSRGTEGLYPSLSLDQAVYEDRKLINSFDHAVYRDGSLYNESSQTPFPIFLEDYKNITSRFTRVREGQKELVKPIGSNKIVIVRYTQQSFIDILTTFSFIFYFYIVGAVIIIGLPVLALRSLRSGQFAYNIPLRAKIRFGLFAISIFPLLLIVILLSYFIRSRYNEDAKKDLREETARITQLIEQDYLNLHNDPFSRITLLREFQDNIQKIEPIVRNDISVFDEFGKRIASTQPLIFEAGISSDLMNEVAFDSLRRGGLSDLVIRENVGNLAFFSGYKPIIGVNDLPIGYVNVPYMSKQDQLDEQVTDFLAYLANIYLLVFLMINVTAVLVSGTITRPLSMIQQRLSTLSLGNVNEKISYHAKDEIGAIVNAYNQLVNQLAESEEKISQNQREMAWRQMARQVAHEIKNPLTPMRLSIQHLVRSWDEKTDRLESMFPKVMKTLLVQIDSMVRIANSFSEFAKMPEPVKSRVQINETLLEVVDLYTQSEEAIWLIDVPTEPFWAYADRDQLSRCFNNIIKNGLQALEGNNGIIHVSMRILEGYTRIEIKDNGKGIPVDIQKKVFEPSFSTKTSGMGLGLAIVKRIVENTGGQIYFESIPDEGTTFFIEIPVAENGGAEA, encoded by the coding sequence ATGGAATTAACTGATGAGGAAATTCTTATCAGAGTTGAAGAGAAGCTCAATGCTGATTTTCGCACGTGTATTTCTGCTTACTCAAAAGATATTTCCGGAGATATGGTTTCCCCTCCGGAAAATTGTCATGCCTGTGAAATGATTTATGATATCAAAACAGGAAGACTACGAAGCTGGACAAACCAACCCTACCTCGCCACACAAAAATCTATCAACTTACTGAAAAGCCTTCCTGATTCTGTGATCGTACGCATGGAAAACCGGGCTTATTATCAGATTCGTACTCAGTTGGGCGATAGTACTGCCATCGTACTTATTCCGCTGAATATCAGCTATCAGGTTCAAAATGATTTCCTGATTCCTTATATATTTTTGGGCAGATGGGAAAAAACCCTTTCGGGTGATAAAAAACGGGAATACCTCAATGCCATGCAGGTTGCGATTGGAGAAACTACTTTTCCCGGTTCTCAAAATATTCGGCTCACAGACGATGTAGGCAATACAATCCTGTCTTATGGCAACGTGCCGGTTATCCCTTTCCGCGCACCTGTTCGCTATATGGTCATCGTTTTCCTGATCCTGGGTGGGTTATTCCTGGGAATATTTTTACGCGTTTATTCACTTGACCGCTGGCATTACCGATATTTTATCAATGGCTCCCTATTTGTAGGCGTAATTCTGGTCAGGTTAATCCTTTACTGGATAGACCTGCCGGGCAACTATATAGATATCGGGCTGTTTTCCCCTGATGTACTGGCATTCCACGCACTTGCACCTTCCCTTGGGGAAATGACGATAAATATCCTCACTCTTGCCGTATTGGTGTGGATTGCCTATATGCATATTTTCAGGATAGAGAATCTGCTTTTCAGGAAGATCATCAGCAAAAATATCTATGCGTGGCCGGCTATGTTTGCGACCATCCTCATCAGCAGCCTGCTGATGATGTTTTATGTACAAATCTTTCGGGAGATCACGATGAACTCCCAGGTCGATATCGAGTTTTCCAACTTTTTCAAAGCAGATATGTATTCCTTCCTCATCCTTTTGGATGTAGGTATCCTTTTTCTATCGATTAGCCTCCTGATATTTACACTGCTCAAACTCAATGTATTATTTGCGCGCAGATTTGGCGCGACGCCCCTGTTCATTGGGTTTCATGTATTGTCAGCATTGCTGATAAACCTGGCTTTGCACGGTACGGCACCTATACTGTCGGTCATTTTTACAATGGCTATTTTGGGATTAGGGGTAACTGTTTACCGGGTTCCCTTCCGGCCTATTCTGCATCAGGATCTGGTCAACTATCTGATCCTGACCACGATATTCTCTATCGTCGTCACCTATAACATGGTGATTGGAGTCAATTTTAACAATGAGCAGAAAGCAGACCGGATCGCTGACGGGGTATTGGGAAGCCAGGTAGCAAATACTGTTTTTACTTTTATCAAGGCTACCGGTAATATTACAGGACGTATTGAAGAGATTGCGAGGAAAAAGAAAGAATTAAACAATACCGATGAGTTTAAAAACTGGGTAAAAGAGACCTTTCTTTCGCCCAATTTTAAGGAGTTTGAAGTGCGTCTTTACCTCTATGATGAGCAAAACAAGCGATTAGATAAGGATAAAAACTTAATTGCACCTTCATTTGGCCCCGACGCCGATATTCCCATTGAACTTCGGGGTGAGCTTATTTCAGAAAATCTCTACCAGCTCCCCAATGCTGAAAACAAATACCTGGATTTGTATGTAGGTTGGTTTGACCTCGATCTGGATACCACAGGGGTAATACGTTTTTTAATGGAACTCGCACCGGATAGCCGTGGTACTGAAGGTCTCTACCCTTCTCTCTCGCTGGACCAGGCGGTGTATGAAGATCGCAAGTTGATCAATTCCTTTGATCACGCAGTTTATCGGGATGGTTCTCTCTATAATGAAAGTAGCCAGACGCCTTTCCCGATTTTTCTGGAAGACTACAAAAACATCACCTCCCGGTTTACCCGTGTCAGAGAAGGGCAAAAAGAACTGGTAAAACCCATTGGCTCCAATAAGATTGTCATAGTCAGATATACGCAACAAAGTTTCATTGATATTCTGACTACCTTCTCCTTTATTTTCTACTTCTATATCGTGGGCGCAGTGATCATTATAGGCCTTCCTGTGCTTGCACTTCGTTCACTCAGAAGCGGCCAGTTTGCTTATAATATTCCATTAAGAGCCAAAATCCGCTTTGGCCTGTTTGCCATTAGTATCTTCCCCCTGTTGCTCATCGTAATCCTGCTTTCGTACTTTATCAGAAGCAGATACAATGAAGACGCCAAAAAAGATCTCAGGGAAGAAACTGCCAGGATCACCCAACTGATTGAGCAGGATTATCTAAATCTCCACAATGATCCATTCAGCAGAATCACCTTATTAAGAGAGTTTCAGGATAATATCCAGAAAATCGAGCCGATTGTGCGCAATGATATCAGCGTATTTGATGAGTTTGGAAAACGAATTGCATCTACTCAGCCATTGATATTTGAAGCAGGTATAAGTTCTGACCTGATGAATGAGGTCGCCTTCGACTCTCTCCGCCGGGGCGGGTTATCAGATCTGGTTATCAGGGAAAATGTTGGAAACCTCGCATTTTTCTCTGGTTATAAACCCATTATAGGTGTCAATGACCTTCCCATTGGTTATGTCAATGTCCCCTATATGTCTAAGCAGGACCAGTTGGACGAGCAAGTGACCGATTTCCTCGCATATCTGGCCAACATCTATCTGCTGGTATTTCTTATGATTAATGTTACGGCAGTATTGGTATCTGGTACCATTACACGACCGTTGTCTATGATTCAACAGCGATTGTCAACGCTTTCGCTGGGCAACGTCAATGAGAAAATTTCTTACCATGCAAAAGATGAAATTGGCGCGATCGTCAATGCATATAACCAACTGGTAAATCAATTGGCTGAAAGTGAAGAAAAAATCAGCCAGAACCAGCGGGAAATGGCCTGGCGCCAAATGGCCAGACAGGTTGCCCATGAGATCAAAAACCCGCTTACGCCTATGCGACTGAGTATTCAGCATTTGGTTCGTTCGTGGGATGAAAAAACCGACAGGCTGGAGTCGATGTTTCCTAAGGTAATGAAAACACTTCTCGTCCAGATTGATTCCATGGTGCGCATTGCCAACTCATTCTCCGAATTTGCGAAAATGCCGGAACCCGTGAAATCCCGTGTACAGATTAACGAAACGCTACTGGAAGTCGTGGACTTGTACACCCAGTCAGAAGAAGCTATATGGCTGATTGATGTACCAACCGAGCCTTTCTGGGCTTATGCAGACCGCGACCAGCTCTCCCGTTGTTTTAATAATATTATCAAAAATGGCCTTCAGGCTTTGGAAGGAAATAATGGCATTATTCATGTCAGCATGCGTATTTTGGAGGGATATACACGAATCGAAATCAAAGACAATGGAAAAGGTATTCCTGTCGACATCCAGAAAAAGGTCTTCGAACCCAGTTTTTCCACCAAAACCTCTGGCATGGGACTGGGACTTGCGATTGTGAAAAGAATCGTGGAAAATACCGGTGGCCAGATTTATTTTGAAAGTATCCCGGATGAAGGTACGACCTTCTTCATAGAAATACCCGTTGCAGAAAACGGCGGAGCCGAAGCATAA
- a CDS encoding MraY family glycosyltransferase, producing the protein MKSIFLLLSMIGFSYMLNKILFRFSRNFGVESRQAQNLVRWSSTSKPTTGGISFYITFLVGIILLLVLQPNTNVVTTRMLPLFLSATLAFMIGFADDAYGTHPGLKFLGQVTCGLILIFFGIQIRFFVMWSPDLWIMDSVLTIFWVVGIMNSLNMLDNMDGVTTTIATTIVVSTFSMLTIQEGLTTMFFVLVVIVGGFLGFLFWNWKPAKIYMGDTGSMFIGLVLAFMGIEYFWNISTSPDNISHIRKGLIPLTVFIVPIMDTSFVTFARIARGSSPFVGGRDHLTHQLANIGIPEQFVPITLGIVSVISGLLALFIYRLIPEWRSFYSVLFAAYPVALFVLFTYLYRKGVKIGKMKEILAKREKLRQERLTESTLSDHSFVGHSTR; encoded by the coding sequence ATGAAAAGTATTTTTCTGCTCCTCAGTATGATAGGCTTTTCCTATATGCTGAATAAAATTTTGTTCAGATTTTCGCGAAATTTCGGTGTTGAGAGCCGGCAAGCGCAAAACCTGGTCAGATGGAGTAGCACTTCAAAACCTACCACAGGGGGAATATCTTTCTATATTACCTTCCTCGTGGGCATTATCCTGCTTCTTGTATTGCAACCCAATACCAATGTAGTCACAACCCGTATGTTGCCTTTGTTTTTAAGCGCAACGCTCGCCTTTATGATTGGATTCGCAGATGACGCTTATGGCACCCATCCTGGTCTCAAATTTCTGGGCCAGGTGACTTGCGGGCTGATCCTTATATTCTTCGGAATTCAGATCAGGTTTTTCGTCATGTGGTCTCCGGATTTATGGATTATGGACTCTGTACTGACTATTTTCTGGGTAGTAGGAATCATGAACAGCCTCAACATGCTTGACAATATGGATGGGGTAACGACAACGATTGCCACCACAATCGTTGTGTCAACCTTCTCTATGCTGACCATTCAGGAAGGTCTTACTACCATGTTTTTTGTACTTGTAGTCATTGTAGGTGGTTTCCTTGGATTTTTATTCTGGAACTGGAAACCTGCAAAGATTTATATGGGAGACACAGGCAGTATGTTTATTGGCCTTGTGCTGGCTTTTATGGGTATTGAGTATTTCTGGAATATTTCTACAAGCCCTGACAACATTTCCCACATACGCAAAGGCCTGATTCCACTCACAGTTTTTATTGTGCCGATTATGGATACGTCCTTTGTAACATTTGCCCGGATTGCCAGGGGAAGTTCGCCTTTTGTCGGTGGCAGAGATCACCTGACACATCAACTGGCCAATATTGGTATTCCAGAACAATTTGTGCCCATTACTCTCGGGATCGTTTCAGTAATTTCTGGTTTGCTGGCTTTATTTATCTATAGACTGATCCCCGAATGGCGTAGTTTTTACTCTGTCCTGTTTGCCGCTTACCCGGTGGCGCTGTTTGTCCTTTTTACTTATTTGTACCGGAAGGGAGTGAAAATAGGAAAAATGAAAGAGATTTTGGCAAAGCGGGAAAAACTCCGGCAGGAACGTCTGACAGAATCTACCCTGTCCGATCATTCCTTCGTCGGGCATTCCACACGATAA
- the asnB gene encoding asparagine synthase (glutamine-hydrolyzing), whose product MCGINLIIDQSAKSGTDSIVSMNRRLAHRGPDGDGVYTEVFPNKICHFGHTRLKIIDTHDRNQQPFRSECGRYTLIFNGEIYNFQTLREELTREYPDIKFRTAGDTEVLLHLLIREREKCLSRLEGMFAFAFMDKAEDYILLARDPFGMKPLFYSENGPFWLASSEIKGILASGLVTAKLHTACIPFYLRYKFAPKPLTFFEGIFELPEGHAIRIQYGEKVPFDYRQPNAKNQTGTSEKENLILLNELLNQSVKSHLIADVPIGLFLSGGVDSTLLLALLREEGLRKFPAFVMGNGSAAGSFGTNDYDFARRAAKMYEADLHEISVEPDILHHIPEFVGSLDQPIADGAGLLTFLLSKAVSTEAKVALSGAGADELFAGYNRHKAFHFYIQHQSALSATLPFLRAGAYFLPAGFDHPARKSFRLIKKFVHTLDKNPEKTFHNFCGSAFPDISASYSPVFSLNDALSFDRENYLVSDILMMTDQTSMAHSLEVRMPYLYPPLLQFSQEMGAEYLIKNGKKWMLKRLLEAKGGKAFCDRPKEGFGMPIGKWIRNPDNKEWQVFLRNTRHPVFEWINPSVFANMLDQHMASKADHSPEITAMLILMTWINGNFTA is encoded by the coding sequence GTGTGCGGAATTAATCTGATTATCGATCAATCTGCCAAGAGCGGAACCGATTCTATCGTTTCCATGAATCGCCGTCTGGCCCATCGCGGTCCGGACGGCGATGGTGTTTATACTGAAGTTTTTCCCAACAAGATCTGCCACTTTGGACATACACGTCTGAAAATCATTGATACCCATGACCGTAATCAGCAGCCATTTCGGTCCGAGTGCGGAAGATATACCCTCATTTTCAACGGAGAGATTTACAACTTCCAAACCCTGCGCGAAGAACTTACCCGGGAGTATCCTGATATCAAATTTCGCACCGCTGGCGATACAGAAGTGCTGCTGCACCTACTCATCAGGGAAAGAGAAAAGTGCCTGAGCCGGCTGGAAGGCATGTTTGCTTTCGCCTTTATGGACAAAGCGGAGGACTATATTCTCCTGGCCCGCGATCCATTTGGCATGAAACCTCTCTTTTATTCGGAGAATGGCCCTTTCTGGCTGGCTTCTTCAGAGATCAAAGGTATTCTGGCCAGTGGACTCGTTACGGCAAAACTCCATACGGCCTGTATTCCTTTTTACCTGCGGTATAAATTCGCGCCCAAGCCGCTGACATTTTTCGAAGGCATATTTGAGTTGCCGGAAGGGCATGCGATACGCATACAATATGGGGAAAAAGTGCCTTTTGATTACCGTCAACCCAATGCAAAAAATCAGACGGGAACCTCCGAAAAAGAAAATCTGATTCTGCTGAATGAACTGCTGAATCAATCTGTAAAAAGTCATCTGATTGCCGATGTGCCCATAGGGTTATTTCTCAGTGGCGGTGTAGATTCCACTTTGCTTTTGGCGTTATTACGCGAAGAAGGCTTGCGCAAATTTCCGGCTTTTGTCATGGGCAATGGATCAGCGGCAGGAAGTTTTGGGACAAATGATTACGATTTTGCCCGCAGAGCAGCGAAAATGTATGAAGCAGATCTTCACGAAATTTCTGTAGAACCTGATATTCTGCACCATATTCCGGAATTTGTTGGAAGCCTCGACCAACCGATCGCCGACGGGGCGGGATTATTGACATTTCTTCTATCCAAAGCGGTAAGTACAGAGGCCAAAGTGGCGCTGAGTGGTGCGGGCGCTGACGAGCTGTTTGCGGGATATAATCGGCATAAGGCCTTCCATTTTTATATCCAACATCAAAGCGCACTTTCTGCTACGCTTCCGTTTTTACGGGCTGGTGCATATTTTCTGCCAGCAGGGTTTGATCACCCTGCGAGAAAATCGTTTCGCCTGATCAAAAAATTTGTCCATACCCTCGACAAAAATCCAGAAAAAACTTTTCACAATTTTTGCGGATCAGCCTTTCCGGATATTTCCGCCTCCTATTCTCCGGTATTTTCTCTTAACGATGCGTTGTCATTTGACAGGGAAAATTACCTGGTTTCAGATATACTGATGATGACAGACCAGACTTCGATGGCACATAGCCTGGAAGTGCGGATGCCCTATCTATATCCCCCATTGCTTCAGTTTTCACAGGAAATGGGTGCAGAGTACTTGATTAAGAATGGGAAAAAATGGATGTTGAAAAGACTATTGGAAGCAAAAGGCGGAAAAGCATTTTGCGACAGGCCAAAAGAAGGATTTGGCATGCCCATAGGAAAATGGATACGGAATCCTGACAATAAAGAATGGCAGGTCTTTCTTCGCAATACCAGACACCCTGTGTTCGAATGGATCAACCCATCTGTATTTGCAAATATGCTGGATCAACATATGGCCAGCAAAGCCGACCATTCTCCCGAAATCACAGCGATGCTCATCCTCATGACCTGGATTAACGGTAATTTTACTGCATGA
- a CDS encoding glycosyltransferase family 4 protein, which produces MKILYLHQYFQTPGESGGIRSYHLAKAMLSAGHEVVMITSHNSDSLVKKNVEGIEVWYLPVRYANEMGTFQRMVAFSAFVIRAFLTSRKIKNVALCFATSTPLTIGIIALLLKKINKTPYIFEVRDLWPEAPVQMGVIKHRLLKKALYRLERMIYLNASKIIALSPGIAEGIRANGGKVPIPMIPNMSDCQFFYPGYSTQSADIQSFQNAGFRVIYFGAMGKANHLDYLIRLAEACQQQSLDIHFLIAGSGSEKRRLEKLAGELRNTTFLPAVNKHHIREYLSIAHAAYISFAQIPVLETTSPNKFFDSLAAGKMILVNFNGWIRDLTEENECGIYTDPGDPEGSAQKLGALVRLPGQIINYQKNARRLAESQFDKEKLCRQVVQVMESVISPA; this is translated from the coding sequence ATGAAAATCCTATACCTCCACCAATATTTTCAAACTCCGGGAGAATCAGGAGGAATTCGATCATACCATCTGGCAAAAGCAATGTTATCTGCCGGGCACGAGGTAGTGATGATCACCAGTCACAACAGCGATTCACTTGTCAAAAAGAATGTTGAAGGAATTGAAGTTTGGTATTTGCCCGTTAGGTATGCCAATGAAATGGGGACCTTTCAGAGAATGGTTGCATTTTCTGCATTCGTTATTCGCGCTTTCCTTACTTCCCGTAAAATAAAAAATGTAGCGCTTTGTTTTGCGACCTCCACTCCGCTGACCATCGGCATCATTGCATTGCTGCTCAAAAAAATCAACAAAACCCCTTATATATTCGAAGTAAGAGACTTATGGCCGGAAGCGCCTGTACAGATGGGTGTAATCAAACATCGATTACTGAAAAAAGCGCTTTACAGGCTGGAGAGAATGATTTACCTAAATGCTTCGAAGATCATCGCATTATCGCCGGGGATTGCAGAAGGGATCAGGGCAAATGGAGGGAAAGTGCCCATTCCGATGATCCCCAATATGTCTGACTGTCAGTTTTTTTATCCCGGATATTCCACTCAGTCCGCAGATATCCAAAGTTTTCAGAACGCAGGTTTTCGGGTAATCTATTTTGGCGCCATGGGAAAAGCCAATCATCTGGACTATCTGATCAGGCTTGCCGAAGCGTGCCAGCAGCAATCGCTTGATATTCATTTTCTGATCGCAGGGTCGGGAAGTGAGAAGCGTCGTTTGGAAAAATTGGCCGGTGAATTACGGAATACAACCTTTTTGCCTGCCGTAAACAAACACCATATCCGTGAATACCTCTCTATTGCTCACGCTGCCTACATTTCTTTTGCACAAATACCCGTGCTTGAAACTACCAGCCCCAATAAATTTTTTGATTCACTGGCTGCGGGAAAAATGATATTGGTAAATTTTAATGGCTGGATTCGTGATCTGACAGAGGAAAATGAATGCGGCATTTACACCGATCCCGGTGATCCTGAAGGTTCTGCCCAAAAACTGGGCGCACTCGTCCGCCTGCCGGGTCAGATTATCAACTATCAGAAAAACGCCCGCCGTCTGGCGGAAAGTCAGTTTGACAAAGAAAAACTTTGCAGGCAGGTAGTTCAGGTCATGGAAAGTGTTATCTCCCCAGCATAG
- a CDS encoding NADH-quinone oxidoreductase subunit N: MDFSIQNLNASTSLATPVLILLGTGLLLMILDAFKQRSSLVWVSAAGMILSALTAWWMGPSESTITFFGMMEVGGIAPLVHVFLCVSGVCTLFFLGDYLKRQDRKIDDVYALLVFSVLGMILMANANDLIMTFIGLETMSMCLYIFAALYKTESRSNEAGLKYFLLGSFASAFLLFGISILYGVTGTTNFSILNGADMIKLLQENQPLFFTASGLIMVGFLFKVAAFPFHSWTPDVYTGTPTPLAGFMATGSKLAAFVAMGVIIQKLQLVSASENGKIETILALAALLTMVYGNIVAARQQNLKRMLAYSSIAHSGYILLGLCAATPDNYIGFKAIIFYMFIYTLMNIGAFGIVGMVEQQFEDTDLESWRGLGLKSPYLAGALAIFLFSLAGIPPLAGFMGKYQVFITAIRDDLVFLATIGILTSVIGAYYYIRVIVVMFFNSEGKQPVFNTRFSFLPVAGIAILVFLILLLGVFPGLVLTPIDTAFGAVVDTGTAMLGR; encoded by the coding sequence ATGGACTTTTCTATACAAAATCTAAACGCATCCACCTCTTTAGCCACACCCGTTCTGATTCTGCTTGGAACAGGTTTGCTGCTCATGATTCTTGACGCATTCAAACAAAGGAGTAGCCTGGTTTGGGTAAGTGCTGCCGGAATGATTCTTTCGGCATTGACAGCCTGGTGGATGGGGCCGTCCGAAAGTACAATTACATTTTTTGGGATGATGGAAGTGGGGGGCATCGCCCCGCTGGTCCATGTATTTTTATGCGTTTCAGGCGTATGTACCCTGTTTTTCCTGGGAGACTATCTCAAAAGACAGGATCGTAAAATCGATGATGTCTATGCACTGCTGGTTTTTTCTGTCCTTGGTATGATCCTTATGGCAAATGCCAATGACCTGATTATGACTTTCATCGGGTTGGAAACCATGTCCATGTGTCTCTACATTTTCGCGGCACTGTATAAGACCGAAAGCCGTTCCAATGAGGCGGGTCTGAAATACTTTCTCCTGGGTTCATTTGCCTCTGCCTTCCTGCTGTTTGGTATTTCTATCCTTTATGGTGTTACAGGTACTACCAATTTCTCCATTTTGAATGGAGCTGACATGATCAAACTGCTTCAGGAAAACCAGCCTTTATTCTTTACAGCATCGGGGCTGATCATGGTAGGTTTCCTTTTTAAAGTGGCTGCTTTCCCCTTTCATAGCTGGACGCCCGACGTTTATACGGGAACGCCGACACCACTCGCAGGCTTTATGGCTACCGGCAGTAAACTCGCTGCTTTTGTGGCGATGGGGGTCATTATCCAAAAACTCCAACTCGTAAGTGCTTCAGAAAACGGTAAAATAGAAACGATTCTGGCACTTGCCGCGCTTCTGACGATGGTATATGGCAATATTGTCGCTGCCCGCCAGCAAAACCTCAAGCGAATGCTGGCTTATTCAAGTATTGCGCACTCTGGTTATATTCTCCTCGGCCTTTGTGCCGCTACTCCTGACAACTATATTGGCTTCAAAGCGATTATTTTCTACATGTTTATCTATACCCTCATGAATATCGGCGCTTTCGGTATTGTGGGTATGGTAGAACAGCAGTTTGAAGATACAGACCTTGAAAGCTGGCGCGGACTGGGCCTGAAATCTCCTTATCTGGCAGGGGCACTCGCCATTTTCCTCTTTTCATTGGCGGGAATTCCTCCCCTGGCTGGTTTTATGGGGAAATATCAGGTGTTTATCACTGCCATCCGCGATGACCTGGTCTTTCTCGCTACCATCGGTATCCTGACTTCCGTCATCGGTGCTTACTACTACATTCGGGTCATTGTGGTTATGTTCTTCAACAGTGAAGGCAAACAGCCGGTATTCAATACCAGGTTTTCTTTCCTTCCGGTTGCCGGAATTGCCATTCTTGTTTTTCTGATTCTGCTTCTTGGCGTATTCCCCGGACTGGTACTTACCCCGATCGATACGGCCTTTGGTGCAGTAGTGGATACCGGAACAGCTATGCTGGGGAGATAA